Proteins encoded together in one Prunus dulcis chromosome 3, ALMONDv2, whole genome shotgun sequence window:
- the LOC117622405 gene encoding ankyrin-3 yields the protein MTVFSGKQVFPVDYEAEVSQRLLEASLSGDLKSALECIADPFVDVNFVGAVCLKTKKTELLLHDESASEVRVDYEEFKTDVTALFLAVHAGSVALVKKLLSVGADVNQKLFRGFATTAAVREGHLEILEILLKAGASQPACEEALLEASCHGDARLVELLIASDLIRPHIAVHAIVTASCRGFVDVVDTFMKCGVDASATDRMLLQSSKPSLHTNVHCSALVAAAVSRQVSIVRLLLQAGARTDVTVRLGAWSWDTATGEELRVGAGLAEPYPITWCAVEYFEASGSILHMLLQHISPDTPHCGRTLLHHAILCGNVGAVHVLLRCGANVESPVKTTGKTMFNPIHMAARLGLSTIVQCLIDSGCDINSKTDSGETALMICAKYKHEECLRVLAMAGADFGLVNVAGQSVSSIAGTNRWSLGFQQALILVIRAGKIPRSSNFSVFSSLMFAAQAGDMEALKAVVGSGEFDIDYQDDKGFSAVMITALKGYVEAFRLLVYAGADVKLCNKSGETAITLSELSQNRDLFEKVMLEYALEKGNRYAGGFYALHCAARRGDIDAVKLLTSRGYDVNVPDGDGYTPLMLAAREGYGPVCELLISHGANLDEKNAKGETPLSLARKSGCGTKNDAECVILDELARRVVLGGAHVWKHTKGGKGSPHGKEMRMVGAIGVLRWGTSNRRNVICRDAEVGPSPAFRRNRRSKSDADEAGLFRVVTTKNKEVHFVCEGGVETAELWVRGIKLVTKEAVLGNKRES from the exons ATGACGGTCTTCTCCGGCAAGCAGGTGTTTCCAGTGGACTATGAGGCCGAGGTTTCTCAACGCCTTCTCGAAGCTTCCCTCTCCGGCGATCTGAAATCGGCGTTGGAGTGTATAGCCGATCCGTTTGTGGACGTCAACTTCGTCGGTGCTGTGTGcctcaaaacaaagaagaCCGAGTTGTTATTGCACGACGAATCGGCGAGCGAAGTCCGCGTCGACTACGAGGAGTTCAAAACCGACGTCACAGCTCTTTTTCTCGCCGTTCATGCTGGAAGTGTAGCTTTGGTGAAGAAACTACTG AGCGTTGGAGCTGATGTAAATCAGAAACTCTTCAGAGGCTTCGCGACAACAGCAGCAGTGAGAGAGGGCCACCTTGAGATTCTAGAGATCCTACTGAAAGCTGGAGCATCTCAACCAGCTTGTGAGGAAGCTCTGCTGGAGGCAAGCTGTCATGGAGATGCGAGGCTCGTGGAGCTGCTTATAGCTTCTGATTTGATCCGGCCCCATATTGCTGTGCATGCTATTGTCACAGCAAGCTGCAGGGGGTTTGTTGATGTGGTGGACACTTTCATGAAG TGTGGTGTGGATGCAAGTGCAACTGATAGGATGCTGCTTCAGTCATCTAAGCCGTCGCTGCACACTAATGTTCACTGTAGTGCACTTGTAGCTGCAGCTGTTAGTAGGCAGGTCTCGATTGTTCGTTTGCTGCTACAG GCTGGTGCGAGGACAGATGTGACAGTGAGGCTGGGAGCATGGTCATGGGACACAGCCACAGGGGAAGAATTGCGGGTAGGGGCAGGACTGGCAGAGCCTTATCCCATTACCTGGTGTGCAGTGGAGTATTTTGAAGCAAGTGGTTCTATCTTGCACATGCTCCTCCAACATATTTCCCCTGATACCCCTCATTGTGGAAGAACTCTCCTGCACCATGCTATCCTATGTGGTAATGTAGGAGCCGTTCATGTGCTCTTACGTTGTGGTGCCAATGTAGAATCACCTGTTAAAACAACTGGAAAGACCATGTTTAATCCAATACACATGGCTGCCCGGCTTGGCTTGTCAACAATTGTTCAGTGTTTAATCGACTCTGGATGTGATATAAACTCCAAGACAGATTCTGGTGAGACAGCTCTAATGATCTGTGCAAAATATAAGCATGAAGAGTGTCTCAGAGTATTGGCCATGGCTGGTGCTGATTTTGGCTTGGTTAATGTTGCTGGTCAGTCCGTCAGCTCAATTGCTGGGACAAATCGCTGGTCCCTTGGTTTTCAGCAAGCGTTGATACTTGTAATAAGAGCTGGAAAGATACCAAGGTCCAGCAACTTTTCTGTGTTCTCTTCCCTAATGTTTGCAGCTCAAGCCGGTGACATGGAGGCCTTGAAAGCTGTAGTTGGTTCAGGAGAATTTGACATTGATTATCAGGATGATAAAGGTTTCTCGGCAGTCATGATCACTGCTTTGAAGGGTTATGTGGAAGCATTCCGGTTGCTGGTTTATGCAGGGGCTGATGTAAAGTTGTGTAACAAGTCTGGTGAGACTGCAATTACGCTATCTGAATTAAGCCAAAACCGTGACCTATTTGAGAAGGTAATGCTCGAATATGCACTAGAAAAGGGCAATCGCTATGCTGGAGGGTTCTATGCTCTGCATTGTGCTGCACGTCGCGGGGACATTGATGCGGTCAAATTGTTAACAAGTAGAGGCTACGATGTGAATGTCCCTGATGGAGATGGTTACACTCCACTCATGTTAGCGGCTAGGGAAGGCTATGGTCCCGTGTGTGAACTCTTGATCTCTCATGGGGCAAATTTGGATGAGAAGAATGCCAAAGGCGAAACACCACTCTCACTAGCAAGGAAGAGTGGTTGCGGTACCAAAAATGACGCGGAGTGTGTGATACTGGATGAGCTTGCTCGCAGGGTGGTGCTAGGTGGAGCCCATGTTTGGAAGCATACCAAGGGAGGGAAAGGAAGCCCTCATGGGAAAGagatgagaatggtgggagcCATAGGGGTGCTGCGCTGGGGGACGTCGAACCGGAGAAATGTGATATGCCGGGATGCAGAGGTGGGGCCCAGCCCAGCTTTTAGGAGGAATAGGAGGAGCAAGAGTGATGCGGATGAAGCTGGATTGTTTAGGGTGGTGACTACGAAGAACAAGGAGGTGCATTTTGTGTGTGAAGGTGGGGTTGAAACCGCTGAGCTTTGGGTGAGGGGCATAAAGCTTGTGACAAAGGAGGCTGTTTTGGGTAATAAGAGGGAGTCATGA
- the LOC117622810 gene encoding protoporphyrinogen oxidase, mitochondrial isoform X2, giving the protein MTSLTTKEGSVKRVAVVGAGVSGLAAAYKLKSHGFDVTVFEAEGRAGGKLRSVSHDGLIWDEGANTMTESEKEVQTLLDDLGIREKQQFPISQNKRYIVRNGSPVLIPTNPIALIKSNFLSAQSKLQIILEPYLWKDKRVSDDHTEESVGGFFQRHFGEEVVDYLIDPFVAGTSAGDPESLSMRHSFPDIWNIEKRFGSVISGAIKSKLSASKGKSGETKGSVGKGKRQRGSFSFHGGMQTLTDILCNRLEKDELKLNSKILSLSYRQGGNSALENWSVSRVADDDNHSQSLSVDAVIMTAPLCNVKEMKITKRGTRFPLDFIPEVVYMPLSVIITTFKKENVKRPLEGFGVLVPSKEQKNGLKTLGTLFSSMMFPDRAPSDLYLYTTFVGGSRNKELAKASTDELKQIVTSDIRHLLGAEGEPTFVNHFYWSKAFPLYGRDYDSVIEAIENMEKNLPGFFYAGNHRGGLSVGKSIASGCKAAELVISYLESPSDEKTRHKG; this is encoded by the exons ATGACCTCATTAACTACCAAGGAAG GCTCTGTTAAAAGAGTAGCTGTTGTTGGTGCTGGTGTAAG CGGGCTTGCTGCAGCCTACAAACTGAAATCACACGGTTTCGACGTCACGGTATTTGAAGCTGAGGGAAGAGCTGGAGGGAAGTTGAGAAGTGTTTCACATGATGGTCTGATTTGGGATGAAGGAGCAAATACAATG ACTGAGAGTGAAAAGGAGGTCCAGACTTTGCTTGATGATCTTGGAATTCGAGAAAAGCAACAATTT CCAATTTCACAGAACAAGCGTTATATTGTGAGGAATGGATCACCTGTGCTG ATACCTACCAATCCAATCGCTCTGATCAAGAGCAATTTTCTTTCAGCGCAATCAAAG CTTCAAATTATTCTAGAGCCATATTTGTGGAAGGACAAAAGAGTTTCTGATGATCACACCGAAGAAAG TGTGGGTGGGTTTTTTCAGCGTCATTTTGGGGAAGAG GTTGTTGATTATCTCATTGACCCCTTTGTTGCTGGAACAAGTGCTGGAGATCCCGAATCTCTTTCT ATGCGCCATTCTTTTCCAGATATATGGAATATAGAGAAAAG GTTTGGTTCTGTTATATCTGGGGcaattaaatcaaaattatCAGCCAGCAAGGGAAAAAGTGGAGAAACAAAGGGTTCCGTAGGAAAAGGGAAGCGTCAGCGTGgttcattttcatttcatggTGGAATGCAG ACACTCACTGATATCTTGTGCAACCGGCTTGAAAAAGATGAGCTTAAACTGAACTCAAAGATTTTGTCACTATCTTACCGTCAGGGTGGGAATTCTGCATTAGAAAATTGGTCAGTTTCCCGTGTTGCTGACGATGACAATCATTCACAAAGTTTATCAGTAGATGCTGTAATCATGACG GCTCCACTATGCAATGTCAAAGAAATGAAGATCACGAAAAGAGGAACCCGCTTCCCTCTTGATTTTATTCCTGAG GTGGTTTATATGCCCTTATCAGTGATCATAACCACCTTCAAGAAGGAAAATGTTAAGAGACCCCTTGAGGGGTTTGGAGTTCTTGTTCCCTCTAAAGAGCAGAAAAACGGCTTAAAAACTCTTG GCACTCTCTTTTCCTCCATGATGTTTCCTGATCGTGCACCCAGTGACCTATATCTTTATACTACTTTTGTTGGGGGAAGTCGAAACAAGGAACTAGCAAAAGCTTCAAC GGATGAATTGAAGCAAATTGTTACCTCTGACATTAGGCACTTGTTAGGAGCAGAAGGCGAGCCGACATTTGTGAA CCATTTCTACTGGAGCAAAGCATTTCCATTGTATGGGCGCGACTATGATTCAGTTATAGAAGCAATTGAGAATATGGAGAAAAATCTTCCTGGGTTCTTCTATGCAG GTAACCATAGGGGTGGACTGTCGGTTGGTAAATCAATAGCTTCTGGATGCAAAGCTGCTGAGCTTGTAATCTCCTATCTGGAATCTCCTTCAGATGAGAAGACACGTCACAAAGGATGA
- the LOC117622810 gene encoding protoporphyrinogen oxidase, mitochondrial isoform X1, with amino-acid sequence MTSLTTKEGEQSSVKRVAVVGAGVSGLAAAYKLKSHGFDVTVFEAEGRAGGKLRSVSHDGLIWDEGANTMTESEKEVQTLLDDLGIREKQQFPISQNKRYIVRNGSPVLIPTNPIALIKSNFLSAQSKLQIILEPYLWKDKRVSDDHTEESVGGFFQRHFGEEVVDYLIDPFVAGTSAGDPESLSMRHSFPDIWNIEKRFGSVISGAIKSKLSASKGKSGETKGSVGKGKRQRGSFSFHGGMQTLTDILCNRLEKDELKLNSKILSLSYRQGGNSALENWSVSRVADDDNHSQSLSVDAVIMTAPLCNVKEMKITKRGTRFPLDFIPEVVYMPLSVIITTFKKENVKRPLEGFGVLVPSKEQKNGLKTLGTLFSSMMFPDRAPSDLYLYTTFVGGSRNKELAKASTDELKQIVTSDIRHLLGAEGEPTFVNHFYWSKAFPLYGRDYDSVIEAIENMEKNLPGFFYAGNHRGGLSVGKSIASGCKAAELVISYLESPSDEKTRHKG; translated from the exons ATGACCTCATTAACTACCAAGGAAGGTGAACAGA GCTCTGTTAAAAGAGTAGCTGTTGTTGGTGCTGGTGTAAG CGGGCTTGCTGCAGCCTACAAACTGAAATCACACGGTTTCGACGTCACGGTATTTGAAGCTGAGGGAAGAGCTGGAGGGAAGTTGAGAAGTGTTTCACATGATGGTCTGATTTGGGATGAAGGAGCAAATACAATG ACTGAGAGTGAAAAGGAGGTCCAGACTTTGCTTGATGATCTTGGAATTCGAGAAAAGCAACAATTT CCAATTTCACAGAACAAGCGTTATATTGTGAGGAATGGATCACCTGTGCTG ATACCTACCAATCCAATCGCTCTGATCAAGAGCAATTTTCTTTCAGCGCAATCAAAG CTTCAAATTATTCTAGAGCCATATTTGTGGAAGGACAAAAGAGTTTCTGATGATCACACCGAAGAAAG TGTGGGTGGGTTTTTTCAGCGTCATTTTGGGGAAGAG GTTGTTGATTATCTCATTGACCCCTTTGTTGCTGGAACAAGTGCTGGAGATCCCGAATCTCTTTCT ATGCGCCATTCTTTTCCAGATATATGGAATATAGAGAAAAG GTTTGGTTCTGTTATATCTGGGGcaattaaatcaaaattatCAGCCAGCAAGGGAAAAAGTGGAGAAACAAAGGGTTCCGTAGGAAAAGGGAAGCGTCAGCGTGgttcattttcatttcatggTGGAATGCAG ACACTCACTGATATCTTGTGCAACCGGCTTGAAAAAGATGAGCTTAAACTGAACTCAAAGATTTTGTCACTATCTTACCGTCAGGGTGGGAATTCTGCATTAGAAAATTGGTCAGTTTCCCGTGTTGCTGACGATGACAATCATTCACAAAGTTTATCAGTAGATGCTGTAATCATGACG GCTCCACTATGCAATGTCAAAGAAATGAAGATCACGAAAAGAGGAACCCGCTTCCCTCTTGATTTTATTCCTGAG GTGGTTTATATGCCCTTATCAGTGATCATAACCACCTTCAAGAAGGAAAATGTTAAGAGACCCCTTGAGGGGTTTGGAGTTCTTGTTCCCTCTAAAGAGCAGAAAAACGGCTTAAAAACTCTTG GCACTCTCTTTTCCTCCATGATGTTTCCTGATCGTGCACCCAGTGACCTATATCTTTATACTACTTTTGTTGGGGGAAGTCGAAACAAGGAACTAGCAAAAGCTTCAAC GGATGAATTGAAGCAAATTGTTACCTCTGACATTAGGCACTTGTTAGGAGCAGAAGGCGAGCCGACATTTGTGAA CCATTTCTACTGGAGCAAAGCATTTCCATTGTATGGGCGCGACTATGATTCAGTTATAGAAGCAATTGAGAATATGGAGAAAAATCTTCCTGGGTTCTTCTATGCAG GTAACCATAGGGGTGGACTGTCGGTTGGTAAATCAATAGCTTCTGGATGCAAAGCTGCTGAGCTTGTAATCTCCTATCTGGAATCTCCTTCAGATGAGAAGACACGTCACAAAGGATGA
- the LOC117622810 gene encoding protoporphyrinogen oxidase 2, chloroplastic/mitochondrial isoform X4 → MTESEKEVQTLLDDLGIREKQQFPISQNKRYIVRNGSPVLIPTNPIALIKSNFLSAQSKLQIILEPYLWKDKRVSDDHTEESVGGFFQRHFGEEVVDYLIDPFVAGTSAGDPESLSMRHSFPDIWNIEKRFGSVISGAIKSKLSASKGKSGETKGSVGKGKRQRGSFSFHGGMQTLTDILCNRLEKDELKLNSKILSLSYRQGGNSALENWSVSRVADDDNHSQSLSVDAVIMTAPLCNVKEMKITKRGTRFPLDFIPEVVYMPLSVIITTFKKENVKRPLEGFGVLVPSKEQKNGLKTLGTLFSSMMFPDRAPSDLYLYTTFVGGSRNKELAKASTDELKQIVTSDIRHLLGAEGEPTFVNHFYWSKAFPLYGRDYDSVIEAIENMEKNLPGFFYAGNHRGGLSVGKSIASGCKAAELVISYLESPSDEKTRHKG, encoded by the exons ATG ACTGAGAGTGAAAAGGAGGTCCAGACTTTGCTTGATGATCTTGGAATTCGAGAAAAGCAACAATTT CCAATTTCACAGAACAAGCGTTATATTGTGAGGAATGGATCACCTGTGCTG ATACCTACCAATCCAATCGCTCTGATCAAGAGCAATTTTCTTTCAGCGCAATCAAAG CTTCAAATTATTCTAGAGCCATATTTGTGGAAGGACAAAAGAGTTTCTGATGATCACACCGAAGAAAG TGTGGGTGGGTTTTTTCAGCGTCATTTTGGGGAAGAG GTTGTTGATTATCTCATTGACCCCTTTGTTGCTGGAACAAGTGCTGGAGATCCCGAATCTCTTTCT ATGCGCCATTCTTTTCCAGATATATGGAATATAGAGAAAAG GTTTGGTTCTGTTATATCTGGGGcaattaaatcaaaattatCAGCCAGCAAGGGAAAAAGTGGAGAAACAAAGGGTTCCGTAGGAAAAGGGAAGCGTCAGCGTGgttcattttcatttcatggTGGAATGCAG ACACTCACTGATATCTTGTGCAACCGGCTTGAAAAAGATGAGCTTAAACTGAACTCAAAGATTTTGTCACTATCTTACCGTCAGGGTGGGAATTCTGCATTAGAAAATTGGTCAGTTTCCCGTGTTGCTGACGATGACAATCATTCACAAAGTTTATCAGTAGATGCTGTAATCATGACG GCTCCACTATGCAATGTCAAAGAAATGAAGATCACGAAAAGAGGAACCCGCTTCCCTCTTGATTTTATTCCTGAG GTGGTTTATATGCCCTTATCAGTGATCATAACCACCTTCAAGAAGGAAAATGTTAAGAGACCCCTTGAGGGGTTTGGAGTTCTTGTTCCCTCTAAAGAGCAGAAAAACGGCTTAAAAACTCTTG GCACTCTCTTTTCCTCCATGATGTTTCCTGATCGTGCACCCAGTGACCTATATCTTTATACTACTTTTGTTGGGGGAAGTCGAAACAAGGAACTAGCAAAAGCTTCAAC GGATGAATTGAAGCAAATTGTTACCTCTGACATTAGGCACTTGTTAGGAGCAGAAGGCGAGCCGACATTTGTGAA CCATTTCTACTGGAGCAAAGCATTTCCATTGTATGGGCGCGACTATGATTCAGTTATAGAAGCAATTGAGAATATGGAGAAAAATCTTCCTGGGTTCTTCTATGCAG GTAACCATAGGGGTGGACTGTCGGTTGGTAAATCAATAGCTTCTGGATGCAAAGCTGCTGAGCTTGTAATCTCCTATCTGGAATCTCCTTCAGATGAGAAGACACGTCACAAAGGATGA
- the LOC117622810 gene encoding protoporphyrinogen oxidase 2, chloroplastic/mitochondrial isoform X3, translated as MLDLLLTESEKEVQTLLDDLGIREKQQFPISQNKRYIVRNGSPVLIPTNPIALIKSNFLSAQSKLQIILEPYLWKDKRVSDDHTEESVGGFFQRHFGEEVVDYLIDPFVAGTSAGDPESLSMRHSFPDIWNIEKRFGSVISGAIKSKLSASKGKSGETKGSVGKGKRQRGSFSFHGGMQTLTDILCNRLEKDELKLNSKILSLSYRQGGNSALENWSVSRVADDDNHSQSLSVDAVIMTAPLCNVKEMKITKRGTRFPLDFIPEVVYMPLSVIITTFKKENVKRPLEGFGVLVPSKEQKNGLKTLGTLFSSMMFPDRAPSDLYLYTTFVGGSRNKELAKASTDELKQIVTSDIRHLLGAEGEPTFVNHFYWSKAFPLYGRDYDSVIEAIENMEKNLPGFFYAGNHRGGLSVGKSIASGCKAAELVISYLESPSDEKTRHKG; from the exons ATGCTTGATTTGTTGTTG ACTGAGAGTGAAAAGGAGGTCCAGACTTTGCTTGATGATCTTGGAATTCGAGAAAAGCAACAATTT CCAATTTCACAGAACAAGCGTTATATTGTGAGGAATGGATCACCTGTGCTG ATACCTACCAATCCAATCGCTCTGATCAAGAGCAATTTTCTTTCAGCGCAATCAAAG CTTCAAATTATTCTAGAGCCATATTTGTGGAAGGACAAAAGAGTTTCTGATGATCACACCGAAGAAAG TGTGGGTGGGTTTTTTCAGCGTCATTTTGGGGAAGAG GTTGTTGATTATCTCATTGACCCCTTTGTTGCTGGAACAAGTGCTGGAGATCCCGAATCTCTTTCT ATGCGCCATTCTTTTCCAGATATATGGAATATAGAGAAAAG GTTTGGTTCTGTTATATCTGGGGcaattaaatcaaaattatCAGCCAGCAAGGGAAAAAGTGGAGAAACAAAGGGTTCCGTAGGAAAAGGGAAGCGTCAGCGTGgttcattttcatttcatggTGGAATGCAG ACACTCACTGATATCTTGTGCAACCGGCTTGAAAAAGATGAGCTTAAACTGAACTCAAAGATTTTGTCACTATCTTACCGTCAGGGTGGGAATTCTGCATTAGAAAATTGGTCAGTTTCCCGTGTTGCTGACGATGACAATCATTCACAAAGTTTATCAGTAGATGCTGTAATCATGACG GCTCCACTATGCAATGTCAAAGAAATGAAGATCACGAAAAGAGGAACCCGCTTCCCTCTTGATTTTATTCCTGAG GTGGTTTATATGCCCTTATCAGTGATCATAACCACCTTCAAGAAGGAAAATGTTAAGAGACCCCTTGAGGGGTTTGGAGTTCTTGTTCCCTCTAAAGAGCAGAAAAACGGCTTAAAAACTCTTG GCACTCTCTTTTCCTCCATGATGTTTCCTGATCGTGCACCCAGTGACCTATATCTTTATACTACTTTTGTTGGGGGAAGTCGAAACAAGGAACTAGCAAAAGCTTCAAC GGATGAATTGAAGCAAATTGTTACCTCTGACATTAGGCACTTGTTAGGAGCAGAAGGCGAGCCGACATTTGTGAA CCATTTCTACTGGAGCAAAGCATTTCCATTGTATGGGCGCGACTATGATTCAGTTATAGAAGCAATTGAGAATATGGAGAAAAATCTTCCTGGGTTCTTCTATGCAG GTAACCATAGGGGTGGACTGTCGGTTGGTAAATCAATAGCTTCTGGATGCAAAGCTGCTGAGCTTGTAATCTCCTATCTGGAATCTCCTTCAGATGAGAAGACACGTCACAAAGGATGA
- the LOC117623389 gene encoding probable inactive leucine-rich repeat receptor-like protein kinase At3g03770, translated as MRLLYLLISVILSWVLCLPSTHELQTSQSQVLLQLRKHLEYPSSLEIWENYYGDFCNLSSSAHMSISCQDNSVTELKIMGDKLFNVNDFNGFAIPNHTLSESFSIDSFVTTLSRLPSLRVLNLVSLGIWGPLSDKIHRLSSLESLDLSSNFIFGSVPPKISTMVKLHTLTLEDNYFNDTVPDWLDSLSNLTILSLKNNRLKGRFPSSICRMKTLTVIALSNNELSGNLPDMDTLISLHVLDLRENHIGSELPMMPQGLVTALLSKNSFSGEIPAQFGHLGQLQHLDLSFNCLSGTPPSALFSLPNISYLNLASNMLSGAFPDQLNCGGKLGFVDISNNKLTGDLPSCLSSTSNERVVEFNGNCFSIDSQHQHQASYCKEALASSKQSGGRETVMLVGVISGAVLVLVLLAFAVLSFRRRYRSRRTFEHNIFAKAVPDDSPNGFCSELIANARFISQAAKLETHGAPVSRIFSLEQLKEATNNFDLSMFLGEGSMGKLFKGKLENGAYVAIRSLTILKKYSIQNLKVRLDFLSKLHHPHLVGLLGYCIDSGGQDDSSGNRIFLINEYVSSGNYRTYLSENCPEKVLKWSDRLAILIGVAKAVHFLHTGVIPGCFNNRLKTNNILLDEHRIAKLSDYGMSIITEESEKLEAKGEGTKSWNRTNMEGDVYNFGFILLESLVGPIVSGKGETFLLNEMASFGSQDGRRKIVDPIILTTCSQESLSIVVSITKKCTCPEVSARPSFEDVLWNLQYAAQVQATADADQRSDSTS; from the exons ATGAGACTTCTTTACTTGTTAATTTCAGTAATTCTGTCATGGGTTTTGTGTCTTCCAAGTACCCATGAATTACAAACCTCTCAGAGCCAAGTCTTATTGCAGCTAAGGAAACATTTAGAGTACCCTTCCTCATTAGAAATTTGGGAAAATTACTATGGAGACTTCTGTAACCTGTCTTCCTCTGCGCACATGAGCATTTCATGCCAGGACAACTCAGTCACTGAGCTGAAAATTATGGGAGATAAGCTTTTTAATGTCAATGATTTCAATGGTTTTGCAATTCCCAATCATACTCTGTCTGAGAGTTTCTCAATTGATTCTTTTGTTACCACATTGTCAAGGCTACCTAGCTTGAGGGTTCTTAACTTAGTGTCTTTGGGGATTTGGGGACCACTTTCTGATAAGATTCACCGGTTATCTTCACTTGAATCCTTAGACTTGAgctcaaatttcatatttggttCTGTTCCGCCAAAAATATCTACAATGGTCAAACTTCACACTCTAACACTGGAGGACAATTATTTCAATGATACTGTCCCTGATTGGTTGGACTCGTTATCAAATCTCACTATTTTGAGCTTGAAGAACAATCGATTGAAGGGTCGGTTTCCTTCTTCAATATGCAGAATGAAGACACTCACTGTCATTGCCTTGTCTAACAATGAGCTTTCTGGAAATTTACCTGATATGGATACTTTAATCAGCCTGCATGTATTGGATTTGAGAGAAAATCATATAGGTTCTGAACTACCAATGATGCCCCAAGGATTGGTTACAGCTCTTCTTAGCAAGAACTCATTCTCAGGAGAGATTCCTGCacaatttggtcatttgggTCAGCTTCAGCACCTTGATCTATCGTTCAATTGTCTTAGCGGAACACCACCCTCTGCTTTGTTCTCTTTGCCGAACATCAGTTATCTGAATTTAGCATCTAATATGCTGAGTGGAGCATTCCCTGACCAACTAAATTGTGGTGGTAAACTTGGGTTTGTTGATATCTCTAATAACAAGTTAACAGGTGATCTTCCTTCTTGCCTGAGTAGTACTTCAAATGAGAGAGTTGTTGAATTCAATGGaaattgtttttcaattgattCTCAACACCAGCATCAGGCTTCATATTGTAAAGAGGCTCTTGCAAGCAGCAAACAATCTGGAGGAAGAGAAACCGTTATGCTAGTTGGTGTTATCAGCGGAGCTGTTCTTGTTTTAGTACTTTTGGCATTTGCAGTTCTTTCCTTTCGTAGAAGATACCGTTCAAGAAGGACATTTGAGCACAACATATTTGCAAAGGCTGTGCCAGATGATTCACCAAATGGTTTTTGCTCTGAGCTCATTGCAAATGCCA GATTCATATCTCAAGCAGCGAAATTAGAGACACACGGTGCCCCAGTAAGTCGTATATTTTCACTCGAACAGTTGAAGGAAGCAACAAACAACTTTGATTTGTCTATGTTTTTGGGTGAAGGCTCTATGGGAAAG CTTTTCAAAGGCAAGTTGGAAAACGGGGCCTATGTTGCAATCCGATCTCTCACtatattgaagaaatattCAATTCAAAACCTTAAAGTTCGGCTGGATTTTCTCTCAAAGCTTCATCATCCTCACTTGGTTGGCCTCTTGGGTTATTGCATTGACAGTGGTGGACAAGATGATTCCAGTGGCAACAGAATCTTCCTTATAAATGAATATGTCTCCAGTGGGAATTATCGTACCTATCTGTCAG AAAACTGTCCGGAGAAGGTTCTCAAGTGGTCTGATAGATTGGCAATTCTAATAGGAGTTGCGAAGGCCGTGCATTTTCTACATACTGGGGTTATTCCAGGTTGTTTCAACAACCGattgaaaacaaacaatataTTGCTTGATGAGCATCGGATTGCAAAGCTGAGTGACTATGGGATGTCAATCATCacagaagaaagtgaaaaacTTGAG GCAAAGGGAGAAGGCACGAAATCATG gAACAGAACAAATATGGAGGGTGATGTTTACAACTTTGGATTTATATTACTTGAGTCACTTGTTGGGCCTATAGTAAGTGGAAAAGGGGAAACATTTCTGCTAAATGAAATG GCATCGTTTGGCAGCCAAGACGGTCGAAGAAAAATTGTGGATCCAATCATACTGACGACTTGCTCACAAGAGTCGTTATCAATTGTGGTATCTATCACCAAGAAATGTACATGTCCAGAAGTGTCAGCTCGCCCGTCGTTTGAGGATGTGCTTTGGAACTTACAGTATGCAGCTCAAGTCCAGGCCACTGCTGATGCTGATCAGAGATCAGATTCTACGTCCTAA